The DNA sequence tcatatttcaaaacgttgcactcgatttcacacattttattctggagttataaatgtgttcaactttgtcacaacaacacattatcgaatgccaataagaaacattacttactcggtataaagtatctcctcctccgcggctccagctgcgctcgcgttcggtttgtgaggtaaacaaatacaactctttttcctctcagcgcgtttctgaggtaaatataactctttttcctctcagcgcatcttctgggggtaaatacaaggcttattcctcacagcgtgttcttccaaaactgaaaagtatccgagatgaacgcgttgctgctttgtttttacggcggtgtgggcgtttacatgctgcgtggctcgcgtggaggtttgtaataacaatagcgcgagcagTGCGTGgccgtgacctaattagagataatgagaccagacggaaaaactgaacatgtccttggtttcatacggattactttatcacagactatttgttttcggtaagacttcatttaacagtagacatgtcaagctttctatagatatatttctcatgtctctgtgagaagtatttgctgagttacagttcattttagtgacgtgtttcaaaaagcagttcgcggagacggagaagacagagagcgcaccctgtttgttttctttattcttcaaaagcacaaagtgtagttgttattatgagtgtatacaaataaaagtagaccccttacagattcgaatggtgtattgctcttatctgtacgatcaaaaatggcagagtaattcaagctcatttcggccttatcaggaaaatctgcctcaaaacgcgtatacgcgtttgtcgaccccagagggttaatttACAGAAGTGTAGATTTTTAGTCTTGAGGTTATATAAATACGCTCATTTGTACATGCAAATTAATGACAAAGAAGATAAAttaacatgtaaataaaataaaatcataaaagtgGATAATGTTACAACACTACCATACTGTTTGTCTCCTCGGTCATTTCTGACCTGAACCAGACGCCACTTTAAGGGCtccttgttaaaaaaaactctGTTTTTTGATTTGTCAAGAATAACAAACATGCTATGCACAactgtgcatttatttgtatcttttttcTCCTGTCACACGGCATCCTCGTCTGATTCTAGTTAAGATGGTAATAAGTTTCAATGATCAGACACTAGCATCTTGCTTCAGATTACAAAACTCTTTGCTTTGGATTCTGGAAAATATAGCATCAGCTGTACACTATTAATCAGAGTATATAAACGTAAAACAACATAGGAACTGAAAGTGAGAAATCAGAGAGTTCATGAAAGGCATAATCAAATTACATCAGGAACATTTGCTCAACATCTAACTTACCTTTCCTGCATCGTCAATGGACTTTAGAAACTCATCCTTCATGTCCTCCATGTCAACGAGTTCCTCCCCAGCAAAGGTTTTATCTTTCAGCGTGTACAGAATAGAATCCACCTTCTCCCAAAACTTTTTCAGCTCAATCAGAATTTGTTGGATTTGAGAAAGACACGCCTGGACTTCCTTCAGATGCTCAGGATCGGGGATCTCACCTGGAATGATTCATGAGAGATCGTTGTGAAGAACATGTAGATGCATTTACTGAATGTTTGTAACAATAAAATCATAGAGAGACTCTCACCCATTCGTATTTTACAATTGGCCAGCTGCAGCTGAAGATCAGTCTGCTTGGTTTTGATGTTCCACTCTTCATTTTTCAGACTGCTCTTCTCAGAGTCGAGTCGTTTCAGTTCTCTATCCAGAGCGATGGCACTAGGCTCCTTCATAGCATCTGGATAGCATCTAAAACAGTCAAGGAACTTCATAGTCCAGTGGGCATGTTCTTCCTGAAATCTTCTGAAGAAGTCGTTCAGCTCgtcagttgtttttttaatttgttcctCATTCATCTCTATTTTGACGACTACTCTTTTCAGATCCATTTCAAGCTTGGCCAGAGCATCCTCCAGACCCTTCATCTCGTCagattttttctcttttttttcttcggTCTCTTTTTGTTCTTGATACACGTCACTGGTGGATTTTTTCACACTTTCGTTGCATAGATCATACCTGAATAATACagtgcatttaataaaaaataatttaatatagcgATGTGGTCCGGATTTCATTTGCATATGACAAGACactgaacaattttttttaagggaacatattattatgcataaatataattcTATACAAGAGTTCAATAGGCACTTTCACACtggaggaaccttttcatagttcctagaactattgGTGGAAGTTCCCAGTTTTTGACGtgttcgcaccgcaggaactaGGAACGGTTTCAGTTCTAGGAACGCTGTTTGGGGGaactacttcagagtagggtctaaaacagttctacaGGAACTGTTGTGCATCTCTGATCAGTACAGCAGCGTTTGGtttctaaatgaatcaaaaaGAAGAGTGCTTACTAATGTAGAGAAGACCTTCCGTTCTTCTCTTTTTTCATGCTCAAACAGTAACTTTACACATATCATTTCTATATGATCTATACCTATATACATTGacactttttataaaaaatatattattgttatgaTCCAAAACATCTTGTGATCCATGACCCTGAATAGCAAATTATTtgaatacttaaaaataatcacCATCTGAACAAACAaggcaacaacaacaacaaaaaaagacgACCTTGGACATCAAATTTACCTGTAATTATAAAATCACTCATGTGTTTCCCCTTTGAATTacatcaaaaagtgaaacttgtaaattatattcattcattacacacagattgatatttcaaatgtttatttcttttaattttgatgattataactgacaactaaggaaaatcccaatttcagtatctcagaaaattagaatattacttaagaccaatacaaagaaaggatttttagaaatcttggccaactgaaaagtatgaacatgaaaagtatgagcatgtacagcactcaatacttagttgaggctccttttgcctgaattactgcagcaatgcggcctggcatggagtcgatcagtctgtggcactgctcaggtgttatgagagcccaggttgctctgatagtggccttcagctcttctgcattgttgggtctggcatatcgcatcttcctcttcacaataccccatagattttctatggggttaaggtcaggcaagtttgcaggccaattaagaacagggataccatggtccttaaaccagatactggttgctttggcactgtgtgcaggtgctaagtcctgttggaaaatgaaatctgcatctccataaagttggtcagcagcaggaagcatgaagtgttttaaaacttcctggtatacggctgcgttgaccttggacctcagaaaacacagtggaccaacaccagcagatgacatggcaccccaaaccatcactgactgtggaaactttacactggacctcaagcaacgtggattgtgtgcctctcctctcttcctccagactctgggaccctgatttccaaaggaaatgcaaaatttactttcatcagagaacataactttggaccactcagcagcagtccagtcctttttgtctttagcccaggcgagacgcttctgacgctgtctgttgttcaagagtggcttgacacaaggaatgcgacagctgaaacccatgtcttgcatacgtctgtgcgtagtggttcttgaagcactgactccagctgcagtccactctttgtgaatctcccccacatttttgaatgggttttgtttcacaatcctctccagggtgcggttatccctattgcttgtacacttttttctaccacatattTTCCTTCCCTGCgactctctattaatgtgcttggacacagagctctgtgaacagccagcctcttttgcaatgaccttttgtgtcttgccctccttgtgcaacgtgtcagtggccgtcttttggacaactgtcaagtcagcagtcttccccatgattgtgtagcctaaaggactagactgagagaccatttaaaggcctttgcaggtgttttgagttaattagctgattagagtgtggcaccaggtgtcttcaatattgaaccttttcacaatattctaattttctgagatactgaatttgggattttccttagttgtcagttataatcatcaaaattaaaagaaataaacatttgaaatatataacagtctgtgtgtaatgaatgaatataatatacaagtttcactttttgaatggaattagtgaaataaatcaactttttgatgatattctaattatatgaccagcacctgtaagtTGGCACATATTTGTTCCTGTAAGATATTACTAATATTTTCACCTCTTCACTATGTCATCCACTTGTGCTACGATGTCACTGATCCACTCTTTGGCTTTCGCCAGGTACCTCACCGCCAAAACGGGTTTGTTCTTCTCCACAGCTTGTTTCAGTATTGGAAACAGGGAGGTGAGCAGGTTGGAACTCGTGCTGACACACTACGAGAAAACATCGATCACCAAGTTAATCATGTGATAGACTAGTAAATCATGACAATTCCAGTGACTTCACAACCGTACACAGTTAAAAACATCAGCGAATCATAACAGTATAGTAAGTTCTGAAGTTATGTGACGCTGTCATGACTAATTgtggttattttttattttctagttTTCTCTTCGTGTTCTAGCTCGTTGTGACAAGTTTGAGTCCAAATATTGTCCTTAGTTCCTCTGTTAGAGCATGGGTGTCGCTAGGGGGGCTTTCTACTCTGCTCCCCCTAAAAATTTTGTGATTAACTCCATAAACTATAGACAAATTCGCGATCACCTCAGTCccctttaaatttcatattaaaatggCAGCAGACTTCGATCGGCTCCTGCCCGTCTTTCAGTGTGTTCTTCAATCCGCAGACCGAGAAACAGAGgacaaggtgtgtgtttatcgaTAGATTGTAATAATATCTGCATCTGTGCACttctttgtcataaatacagtttgATGTCATTTTGATACATGATGATACAAAATGTCTTGGGGGAGCAATCAGTTTCCCATCTACTGTAAAGCTTTTGCTGCGTTCACCTCTCATCACATCACAGCtgtttcctccagtgaaaatgtaacgttagcccTTACACAGATGAACGCATACTTTATAAAACAATCATGTtgccattttcatttgaaaatgtaactttcagtataaaacatattacagtgcatgtggcattaactaGGCCTTCCGTTCAGTCATGCTcagaaatgattaaagacagtgacAGAGAGCACCTTTTGAAAGTTAATCACAGCATCCACACAATCCACTGTCCAGCCTCATAGCTGAAATGTTAAAGCAGGAAAGACTCTTTttgaataaacatttaaatcagaGGGCTAATAGCTGACATTGATGGTTATGATGAATTAGGCCTCATACCTTCAACAGAAAGGCTTCAGAGGATCCGAACAGCAGTTGTGTTTCAATAGCTTGATCTCTGATCACACGCTCCAGCTGTGGGAATCCTCCCAGACTCAGGAAAGCCAGGTGATAAAGGAGAGGCGTTCGCTCCGCAGATGGAAGAAGCTCCTGAATGAAATCCGCTCTCAATATAGCGTTGTCATCAATCtctgaaatatttcaaacatttgtgATGGTTAACAACCTTTGGCATTCAATAGCTAATGGATGAAAAAGgatactgtacaaataaaacgCTATTTTGGTTTGaacttgttttaattaaatcaatacactctaaaaaaatgtTGAGATGTTTTCAATCCATGGCTGGGTAACAGTAACCCAGCATTGGCTACATTTATAATCTGACCATTTATTGGTCAATCGGATCACAGGTGGACGAAGGTGACACATACGTGTTAACACCTGCTGTCTCTTTTGTCCACTTTCAACCACTTCTGTCCTGATTTCTTGAAGGAGAGGATTTATGGGTGAGCAAATGAATGGGCGCATGCAATTTACATATAAACGTGACCAGAGACGGCAGCGGTTTTCATTTCTGCAATGTGTGTTAGAAATCCGGAATAGTGAGAGAACGTGGCGCTTGGTACGTTTATCCTTtccaaaacaaacttttatctCTTAGCTGAAAATGTTGAAATCCTGTCTGGCTTGCGCGCTTTCCATAATGTTTATGCGTTATATCTGTAGGTGGTCTTTTGTGGCTGTTTGAACACATTCGACCACATGAGCATCTACACCATGAACACAATCCCGTCTAATGTGTTTTCGACTACCTCTGGAAGTGGTTGAAAATGGACAAGCTCAAAACGTTTTACACCCCGTGTTTAGCGTCGTCCACTTGTGATCTGattgaccaggtgtaaacagggcttgaaaaatcagaaaatacttcCTCTGTCGCCACTGGATTGGCCTATTcgtttttaattaacttttctCTTCATACAGCTGCTTTGAAATGCATTATGATTTGTGAGATAAAGTTTAAAACATGCcaaataatgttaaattcatGTTTATATTGGGAACACAAACCTTTAAGAAACATATTAGATGCTGTCATTAAAACCCATGTTGTTGCAAAGGACACGTATCACATACTCAGGTTTATTACCTAGCGCAGTCTTCTGTAAAAATACTGAAAGAATCCTATAGTGTGGGGAGTCACtacattttagaattaaaagATGactcagtaacactttataaaaactttcattaataaatcatcaaCAAACATTATGTAATGCTTAACAGatcataatattttttactaataaatgtattaaacatgacctaataattacatttcatgtaaattaaaatgcttacaaatgtcattaaacttCTAATTTATTCATATGTAACAAGACTATAAGTCCTGCCTTGTAGGGAGAAATTAATGTTACCTTGGAAGACTTAAGGAGGAAAGGATCTTGGTCCCCCACCCCAGTGCTTTGAGTCTCAGTATATACGTTATGTATACGACGTGTTACCTTACTCTGTTGTGTAGTATACTAAAGGGACCAGAGAGTGCGGCTTCAGGTAAGTTTATAAATACTTATATTAATCTGGTGGCTGCCTGAAGTGTAAATATGAGGCAATATAACAGTAACAATTCACATTCCCACCCCCCGGTACCTAACAGAGCAAGTGAGACGCCCCTACCCCAAGGTAAACTCAACAATAATACTCTTAAGATTTACTTAATCattcaataaaatgtattcctcttttttaagaattttttttctgcagtgtTTCAGTGGAATAAAGACGATCAGAACAAGACatgaaatgaatgtaaaaaaacaaataaaacaatgttactCAAATAAAGTTGTCACTATACTCTTTACCCGTGGTGCACTACAGATATATTTTCAGACAGCACCTgatatcttaaacaaaactctGAACCATATAAATGATTCTGCAATTGAAATCAAATGACCCACTTCAATTAAACTCAGAAATAGCTCTTGACTCAGTTCAAATGTTTGAGCAACTCTTATGAATCAATGTACGATTCCCACACGAACCCAGTTCAAGTTCACAGTACAGTTCAATTTATATCAGTGAAGAgttcatgtgtgtgtatgtgcaaaGAACATTTGTACCAGTCCGTAGCAACGAAGAATTTGATGAAATGACTTGCGATGACTTGAGATGACTAAATGAACAGCTGGGTCAGGACAATGAGGAGATGTCGTCAGGATGGCAgggtaataataaaaaaaacacacaagcaaAAACTCAGCGTGGCCCAGGAAAAACTCAGGAACTTTCTGGAACAAAATGACGAAGCTCAGCCACAGCACACACTGACTCTTGTCTCAAAAGATAAGTGCTTCCCAAAAGCAAAACGGATCCTGGCGATGGACAGTCTCGACAAAAATGTAAGAATACTCAAGGGAGAGTGGAAAAATCAAATACTCCGTGAAAAACTCACTTCCAGCTTATACACGTGGATGACGCGCAGGAAGTAATGAATGTCTCTCACTGTAAAGCACAGCTCATCAATAACTCGAGAACGCAGCAATACCAAAGAATATAGAGACTTTGGCAATACTCTCAAAAATGCTCACAGTTCGAATGACGCATGCGAAAACAGCAGTGCTCAGAACGAAACTCACGGCTCCAGCAACTCTGTCTCGTGCTCTCAGCCAGTCTCTCACACCATTCTCTGTTCAATGACGCAATTAGCCGAACTTCTGCAATAACTCCGTCTCCAGTCTCACACGATAGCGTTAGTGTTCACTGGACTCGCAAAAACTCAGATTAACTGTGCATTACTCTTCTTTCACGTTTCCCACTGCAAAAACTGCCGATCTCTCACACAGCAAAGATGGCGCGTCTGTCTCGTAGAAACTGCTCTCCCCTCTTCTTCTTCCCAGGCGTCTTTGCATCTCCCGCGAACATACTGAAAACGGgacaacccgtcaaaataaaagtcccccctttttaaaaaaattccaCCGTTACATTTCCCCCCTGCGAAACCCTGCCATACCATCGACATCTCCAGCCTGGCCATGGAACATAAATAACACACAACTTTAAAGTGCAACAAAATACACattctttcaaacttttcaaatttcaacaagttcatacatatttccCATCACAATCTCAGTTAATTTTCTTTTGTGACCTTATTTCATAAGATAATCAACTTGATATCTCACAGGTAATTTTCCACGATTTTGTCTTTGAGAGCGTCTGAGATCTGTAACACTTTTACATTCAACATCTGAAATGTCAGCATCATTTGAAACTTCTTGTATTTCCAATTCCCTTTCTGGAATTACATCTTGAGCTATTTCCCCCAGTTCTTGCACTACATTCTGTCCTTGTTCTACATCACTTGTTTCACTCCGAACCACCCCTTCATCTCTGTCATGTCTAAGTGGAGTGGCTGGAAAACACACAATATCTGGGAATTCTGTTTCAGTATCTGACTGGTTTACAGGTCTGTATCTGGTTTTATATGGTGTAGTAGATGGCGATAAGGGAAATGTGCAGTCCCTGATCTGAGTGCAGACAAGCTGGACATCCATAGTATACGAACCAATGTTTGATGAGGGCTTTTGCAATGGTATTTGCTGTTTGGTTCTTGGTTGGGACAGCAACTGTAAACCGAGTGAACATGTCTGTCAGAACAAGTACATTTTCATACCACCCAGAGGACATTTCCAGCTGGGTGTAGTCCATGGCTAGAACTTCTAACGGGGCTGAGACATTGCTGGATGTCATTGGAGCTCGGATTCTTGGAAAGACATCTTTTGCAAGAGTACATCTTTTACACTGCTCTATCCACTCGTGGATGTCTTTAGACATGCTAGGCCAATAGTAGTTTCGTCTCATCAATGTCAAAGTACTCTTCCACCCGAAATGACCTGCATGTTCACGTTGGCTGTCATAAACTGAACGGCGTAAGGAGACTGGAACAACTAGCTGCCTTATTTTCTCTCCATCCCTTGGGTCAAGGATACATCTGAACATCACTCCCTGATGCAGCTGAAGACGTTCAAACTCTCTGCAAAGCTTTTTCAACTCTGGCAGCATACTTTGCTGTCCTGCTCGGCCTTTCATTTTTGGATACAGCATGGTATATGGGACCTATCAAGGGATCACTTCTCTGCAATGCCTTAATTTCATCCCAGTTGTAATCATTCACCACTTTCTTGATGGATGCTTGTATAGCCACTTTAACATCAGTTTCTCTCTGTTTGGACTCTTGAGCAGGCCACAGGCATGCACGCACTTCCTCTGAGTTCATTCGGATGAAATCCTTCTCTGTGTCCTCTCGTTCAGGGTGTTCTCCGGAGGGAAGCCTTGACAGGGCATCAGCATTGGTGTTCAGTCGCCCGGGCTTGTACAGAACATCAAAATTAAGCTCTGCTAACTGAGCCACCCAGCGTTGCTCAACTGCTCCGAGATTAGCGGTTTCCAGATAACGCAGTGGATTGTGGTCAGTGATTACGATGAACTTGGAGAACATGAGGTACTCTTTGAATTTTTCTCTTGCGGCCCATTTAAGTGCCAGCAGTTCCAATTTAAATGCACTGTAGTACTTGTCATTCCTCTCTGACCCTCTCAGACCCCTGCTTGCAAATGCAATGACCCGCTCTACTCCTCCTTGCTTTTGACTCAACACAGCTCCGACGCCCAAGTGACTCCCGACAGTTGTGAGGATACATGGAAGGGCAAAATCAGGGTAAGCGAGGACAGGTGGTGACATCAGGCATAGTTTCAACTGGTCAAATGCGGTCTGACATTCGCTACTCCACACGAATGGTTATGAGGCTTTCTTTTTGTCTTTGCTGCCCATCAGTACATGCAATGGTCTTGATATTTGAGCGAACTTTGGTACAAACCGCCGGTAATAACTCATGAATCCAATCAATTGTCTCATTTCTTTTGCACTTTTTGGGACAGGCCAAGAATCCAAAGCACTAACTTTTTCACTGTCGACTTTGATTCCCTTGAAAGAGATTACATGGCCCAAAAATTTCACCTCAGATCTGAAGATAAAGCATTTGCTTGGTTTCAACTTCAGGCCATGGCATTTCAGTTGCTCAAAGACAAGCCCTAGTCTTTCACAGTGGCTCTTGAAGTCTCTGGAAAATACGATAATATCATCCAGATATATCAAGAGAACGTCAAAGGTCAGATCCCCAAGCACCACCCCCATAAGGCGCTGGAAAGGGGCTGGCGCGTTGCACAAGTTGAACGGCATCCACGTCCACTCGAACAGTCCAAACGGGGTGGTGACGCCTGTCTTTTCATGATCACACTCACTCACGGCTACCTGGAAATAGCCGGCTGTCAAATCTAGGGTAGAGAACAACTGGGCATTGCCCAGTGCGTTCAGGGATTCTTCGACTAGGAAGCGGGTATGCGTCTTTACATGTGACTTGATTCAACTTTCTGTAATCACAACAGAAACGCACGCTGCCGTCTTTCTTCACAACTATCATGGCTGGAGATGCCCAAGGGCTCGTACTCTACTTAAGGATGCCCTGTGACACAAGATCCTGTACATGCTTTTTGAATTCTTGAAAAACATGCGGCGGTACCCGACGGTGCCTCTGTTTTATTGGTGGAGCATCCCCTGTGCGAATGTCATGTGTTACTGCCTGTGTGTACCCATAGTCACTGTCATATTTGGAAAAAGTGTCACTATACTTTGCCAACAACTGGTTGAGTTTTTCTTTCTGTATGGGGGTGAGCTTTTCATAATTCACCTGGACTGGAACTAATGGATTGTCAGAGGTCTCGACTGCTTGAATGTGTGCTACTCATCTGACATGAAGCACCCCTTCCTCTTCTTCAAACTCCAGTGTATCCTCAGTTAGCACCTGCTGCGGTTTAGACAATACTGCCACTCTGCACCTTGGGTTAAGTCTGATGGTTCGCTCACTCGAATTCATTACGCGTATAGGAACTTTACCATTCTCAGTTTTCGTTAGCACATTGGCCACTAGGAGCCACTTGGGTAGACTTGCACCAGCGGTGGGCTCAATTAACACTTGGCACTTCACTTTAGGTGGCACTCTGCAACGGCCTTCGAACACCTTTTCGCTTAGTGGGGGAATGGTGATGGCCTGCCTTCCACTAACTTTGACGAACCCAATCTTTCCATCAGGACCCAGGGATTCAGTTTTCTGGACACTTGCTAAAACCCTCCTTATCTTTGCTTCTGCAGATTGTCCATACTTGTTGTCTGTCTTTATGCCCTCTCCTGTGGTGAACAATGACTTAAACTCACTGATAATATTCATTCCGATGATTCCTGAAAGTCCTCTCATCTCTTCTGCTTCTGGGCTAGTGTCTGTCAGCACAAAGATGCACTTTCCCGGGAGAACCTTCCCCATGCACTCCACATCAGCTTGCAAACATCCTAGGACTGGAATGTCGAGCCCATTAGCGGCGGTAAGCCTCACCCAGTGAGCAGACGAGAGTTTCAGCTCTTGTTCTCTGAAGTACTTCTTAAAGTGTGACTCTGTAATAGTAGACACTCCTGAGCCCGTATCCAGAAAACAGTTTGTCTTGATACCAGCTATGCTTACTTCAATAGTCAGACAATCCCCAAATGTACCTCTTTTCAATGCTTCGGTCACTCCCGCAGTTGATTCAGCTGTATGGCTCCTTATCATAGATGGGCCAGATTGAGATGTGCTTGCTGGTATATTTATGTTAGTTTCAGCTGTAGTAGGACGACGCAACTGATCAGACACTTTAGCTGCTTCAGACTGTGAACAGCGCCTGCTCGTGTGCCCAGGTTCACCGCATGAATAACAGATGTATCTGCCATCGCTGTCCTTCAGGGGCTGCCTTCTTGGACGGCTCTGCTGAAGTCGTACACCGCTGGTACCATGTACTGCCTGGTAAAGTTCTTCTTGATGGGCAGCAATCTTCTGtatggccttttttttttaagatgtaaaatcttaatttatttttagttattttttttagttatttttttttttttttagttatcaacattttttatttttcacacataacatccaaaataataagatacaaaaaacaacaacaaaaaaaacaacagacacatactcaatatctcaaagtccagtcaaagggagggagagagggaaggacaagaaaaacacaaaagtcactcctttatacagtcacgtatatcaaagagaaagcactgccaagcatcaatggtagaaggcttggccccattgattcgtgctg is a window from the Onychostoma macrolepis isolate SWU-2019 chromosome 03, ASM1243209v1, whole genome shotgun sequence genome containing:
- the LOC131536779 gene encoding uncharacterized protein LOC131536779 isoform X1, which codes for MQMKSGPHRYIKLFFIKCTVLFRYDLCNESVKKSTSDVYQEQKETEEKKEKKSDEMKGLEDALAKLEMDLKRVVVKIEMNEEQIKKTTDELNDFFRRFQEEHAHWTMKFLDCFRCYPDAMKEPSAIALDRELKRLDSEKSSLKNEEWNIKTKQTDLQLQLANCKIRMGEIPDPEHLKEVQACLSQIQQILIELKKFWEKVDSILYTLKDKTFAGEELVDMEDMKDEFLKSIDDAGKDWERFGLCCQRVQGVFSVQSRDAYKFLEINPSSLSEEERNQQYESITEKLKKINPDPPAL
- the LOC131536779 gene encoding uncharacterized protein LOC131536779 isoform X2; amino-acid sequence: MKGLEDALAKLEMDLKRVVVKIEMNEEQIKKTTDELNDFFRRFQEEHAHWTMKFLDCFRCYPDAMKEPSAIALDRELKRLDSEKSSLKNEEWNIKTKQTDLQLQLANCKIRMGEIPDPEHLKEVQACLSQIQQILIELKKFWEKVDSILYTLKDKTFAGEELVDMEDMKDEFLKSIDDAGKDWERFGLCCQRVQGVFSVQSRDAYKFLEINPSSLSEEERNQQYESITEKLKKINPDPPAL